TAACCTTCTTAAATATTCGGTTAAATAAATAAGCCCAGATAGTGGGGTGATAATACAACTTGCTTTCCCCCTCAAATTTAACCGAAGTCGTACTTTTCTTAAAACATGAATCAATACTTTCAAACAACAATTCAAGACCGACAGAAAGCTGTAAAAAAGGATAAGTTGAAAAATTGTCTTTAGATGTAATTGAAACCTGCTTCTGAGCAATGATTTGACCGGTATCAATTCCTTCATCTACAAAATGTACCGTAACACCGCTGTTAATAAAATCATTGTTTACAAGTGCCCAATATGTTCCATGAACTCCTCTATACATTGGGGTTATTCCGGCATGAATATTTACAAATTTACAGGGCACACTTTGTAAAACCCTTTTTGAAATTATTCTTGTTCCGTTTACAATAATTAGATCCGGATTTAAGGACTTTAAAAGTTCGATGGTTATTTTTGAGTTAATTGAGTTGACTTTTAGAATTTTATCATTTGGAATATCTTTTTGATTGAGTTTATTTTGGCGAATAATTTCGTCAATTCTATATTTTGAGCATAACTTTAGAGGTCTCTGTATTAAAAGCTGAAAACCGATTTGCCCCAAAACCTTTACTAAACCCAATTTTTTCAACCTTCTTTTCCAAAATGCAATTGGAGATTCCTTGTCTTCAATTATTGCTGATACAACGCCATAACGCTCAATTAAAGCATTAAAAATTATATTAGTAGATTGCCCTTTACCTGCAATTAAAATGATTTTTTTATTCATCATCTAATGATAGGTTAACTCATTTGCTAATTTTGACATCGTAGTACTCTGAAATTTATATTTTAGGTTCAATGCGCTGTAGTGCAATAAAATCTTTTCCAAAAAATCAAAATTTTCATTCTGGTTAATGCCAAAATTATGGGGATGCCACCATAAATGATAGACGAGATTGTTTTTTGCTGCATAAGTCATGCTTGATTTTATCCGGTTTAATCTCAAATTTTCAAGCAATTTAAGTTTTTTACTAAATGGTCTTAGAAACCTGCTTGAAGGTATATCTATAGGAACTTTGCGTTTTAAGTAACTTTCCTCATAACAATGATGCCCCGAAATGTTTATGTAAGCATCAACCAAACGCAAAGCTCTGCGTAACAAACTTTCATGTTCTCCCTTTTTTGCCTCATATAGCCATGATTGTTCATTCCCTCTGTAACATTTGATACCCAAATTGCTGCAAACTTTTAGGTAATAATCATTAAACTGGTTTCTTGGAAATACGAAAGAAGTCAGGTTAATATCTTTACTTTTTGCCAAACGAATAGCTGAATTTAGGTCATCTTCAAAATCACGGATAGTTTGCCCGCTTTCTAAGCAGTAATAATGTGAAAAAGAATGAGAGCCTATTTCTTGCTCGGGATATTTCTTAATTTCATCTATCAATAATGGAGCAAAATGATATAAATCAACTAAATAGTTTTCACCTACCAAATCAAAATGACCTTTGTAAGGTGAAAAGTTTGAATTGGTATATTCAGGTAAGTTTTTGGGTAAATTGGCGGTTAAATCTTCCTTTGTTTCGAAAAACAAAAAACCCACAACCGAAAATGTTGCCCGGATGTTGTAATTTTTAAACATACTCAAAAGCCTTGGGATCACCAAATGGACTCCTTTAATGTTTTCACCATATTCTGAAATGGTTTTTTTATCTCTTACCCCCCATAAAAGTTCAAAATCTAAAGATATTACAAATTGACCTGTTTCCATTTAATAAACTTTTGGTTGCTTACTGTTTACCACAATTGCCAACTCAAAAGTAAGAAAATGCTCCCAAACCAATCTTGAAATTGTTTTTCTTAACATATCCCTATAAAGTGGTTATTGAGCATGAGATTTTTTAGGTAGCAGATATTTGTAGTGATAAAAATGAGAACAAACCTATTCAACATCCATTACAATTGCATAAATTTGAGCAGATAGGATGAGTTAAAGGTTAACAGATTCTAATAGGCTTCAAAAATTTTCCTCCAACAAACAGCTTATAAAGTTTGGCATTAAATAAATAAAATTATAAAATTCGAGAACATGAAAGAATTTGTTTATAGCACATAAAATAAATTCTAACCCAATAATATCAATAAAAAAACCGGACTTGATTATTCAAGTCCGGTTTCCTGATTGATAAAACAATAAGTTAAAACTATTTCACTTCAACGATAGTTTCGGCAGATTCTGTCATACCCAATTTGCTTTCAATATCATCTGCTCGGGTTCCATTATTTTCGCTCTCTTTTTTCTTTAAAAAATCTAAGTTGGCCAAAATTTTAGAAGCAACTTCTTTAACTTTTGCTTCGATTTCTTCACGTTTGCCTTCTGAATCTTTCAAAAAATCTTCGACAATTTTCTTTCCTTCTTCTTCTGAAATTTTGCTTTGAGAAACTAAATCACCTACAATTTTCTGAATTTTCTCGCTTGTATAAGCAACCATACCGACACTGGTATAAAGGACTTTTTTCAATAACTCTTCCATGATTAATGAATTTTAAAATGAATGGTAATAAACTAATGATATAAGGTCAATATCTATACCAAAAAGCGGCTAAAATTAATTTTTAGTTTGTTTAAAAATCCGCAAAATGGGTTTAAATCCTTTTAGAAAAAGGCTTGTAGCATTATGTTTAATTTTATTGCTTCAATTTAAGGCAAAATTAGTTTTACACTTATGTCAGTCATCTGCGAAAATGTCAGTAAAAATCAACCGTATTGTCACATACAAACGTTTGTAAAAATCGGTAAATTTGTCGTTTGATTTAGAAATTATCTAATTTTGAGAAAACAGATTAGTTTTGCATCTGAATAAAAAAGATTATTCTGAGTTAGTCTTAAAAACTTATAAAATATATTCACCTTAAAAGAAAATCTTATGGGCTTTTTTTCAGACTTCAAAAGTTTTATTTTTAAAGGAAACATTTTAGATTTGGCAACGGCAGTAATTGTAGGTGGTGCATTTGGAAAAATTGTTTCCTCATTTGTGTCAGATATTGTAATGCCACCAATTGGTCTTTTATTGGGAGGAGTAACTTTTACAGAATTAAAACTTGTGCTTAAAGAAGGGATAGCAGCAACAGCTACTTCCCCTGAAATAGCTGCTGTTACCGTAAATTATGGAACATTTCTTCAAACGCTCATAGATTTTTTAATCATTGCGTTTGTGATTTACATGGTCTTAAGAGCTTATAATTCAATACAAAAAAAGAAAGAAGAAGAACCGGCAGCGCCCGCACCACCAACAAATGAAGAAGTTTTGTTGACCGAAATCAGAGATATTTTAAAGAAAGGGTAATGTGGTTAGATGTTTTTTTACATTAAAGCGGGAATTATTTTTCTTTACTTTCTTAATTCAGACAACTCAGTAAACAATTCCTTCTCACGTTGATTTAGATTTGTCGGTAATTGAACTTCAATTTTTTAAGTAAAGGCTGCCGAACTGTGAAGGGTCAGAATATTTCGGCATACCCAAGTCTTTAAGCCTTAATAATTTGTTGTTGGGTGTTTCAGGAGGAATAGTGAGGTTGATGCTGCCTTTCAAAGTTTCAATTTTTACTTTTCCGCCCAGTAGTGCAGTATATAAATCTATAACTTGGGTGGTATAAATATCTTCTCCTTTTAATTCAAATTTAGGGTGAGGTGCTACATTTATGGTAAGCAGCAAATCTCCATTCACACCTCCATTTACTCCTTGTTGGCCTTTTCCTTTTAACCTCAGGGTTTGTTTATCGGTTATTCCCGGTTTTAGGTTAATTCGCAATTGATTTCCGCCAATTTCAATAATTTTTTGAACTCCGGAATAAGACTCACTAAGCAAAATGGTGAGCTCGGCTTTTACATCTCTTCCTTTGCGGGCTCGATTTCTGCTTTTACTACCGCTGGTCATATCACCAAATATTTCTTCAAAAATACTTCCACCACCCATTTGACTGAAAAAGTCGCTTAAATCCTGATAGTTCATTTGGCTGCCCCCCGAAGTATTTCTAAAAAAATCGTCGAATCCACCTGTACCTCCACTTTGTCTGTATCTGTTCCAATCAGAACCTAAAGTATCGTATTTTTTCCTTTTTTCCGGATCGCTCAATATTTCATTCGCCTCATTGATTTCTTTAAATTTATCTTCGGCTTCTTTATTGTTGGGATTTTTATCGGGGTGATATTTATTGGCAAGTTTGCGGTAGGCTTTCTTAATTGATTCTGCATTTGCAGTTTTTTCAACCTCTAAAATTTTGTAATAATCTTTGTATTCCATGGAAGTATAGGTTTAAATTGTTTTTAAAACAGCCCTGATTTTTTAATAAACTTCATCAGGGCTGTTAAAGGTTTTATCTATTTTAGAAAGTCTGTGTAGATTAGACTATAATTTCTGATTCAACAGCTTCATTTCGAAAAACTGGTACATCGTTAATTATATCTAACACTATGCTATTAGATTTAGAAACTTTATTGGTCAACACTTGCATAGACAATTCATTTATAACCATTTTTTGAATTAGTCTTTTAATTGGACGTGCTCCATATTGAGGATCGTACCCCTGATTTGCAAGCCAGGTAATTGCTGATTCTGTCAAATTCAATTGAATATTATTTTTAAGTGCAAGTGCTTTTACTTTCTCAATCTGTAACACTACAATTTGTCTGATTTGTTCAAACATCAAAGGACGGAACATGATGATATCGTCAATACGGTTTAAAAATTCTGGGCGAATTGTTTGTCGCAACCTGTACATCACTTCCTCGCGGGTTTTTTCAACAACTTCATCAACCTTGTTTTCGGGTAAATTTTCAAACTGTCTTTGAATTATGTCTGAACCCATATTTGAGGTCATGATGATGACCGTGTTTTTAAAATTAACCGTTCGTCCTTTATTATCCGTCAATCTGCCATCGTCTAAAACCTGCAGCAAAACATTAAATACATCAGGATGTGCTTTTTCGATTTCATCCAGCAAAACGACCGAATATGGTTTGCGTCGTACAGCTTCAGTCAATTGACCCCCTTCTTCATATCCAACATATCCGGGAGGAGAACCAATCAGTCTTGAAACAGTATGTTTTTCCTGAAATTCGGACATATCTATCCGGGTCATCAGGCTTTCGTCGTCAAATAAAAATTCGGCAAGTGCTTTTG
This is a stretch of genomic DNA from Sphingobacteriales bacterium. It encodes these proteins:
- a CDS encoding polysaccharide deacetylase family protein, which translates into the protein METGQFVISLDFELLWGVRDKKTISEYGENIKGVHLVIPRLLSMFKNYNIRATFSVVGFLFFETKEDLTANLPKNLPEYTNSNFSPYKGHFDLVGENYLVDLYHFAPLLIDEIKKYPEQEIGSHSFSHYYCLESGQTIRDFEDDLNSAIRLAKSKDINLTSFVFPRNQFNDYYLKVCSNLGIKCYRGNEQSWLYEAKKGEHESLLRRALRLVDAYINISGHHCYEESYLKRKVPIDIPSSRFLRPFSKKLKLLENLRLNRIKSSMTYAAKNNLVYHLWWHPHNFGINQNENFDFLEKILLHYSALNLKYKFQSTTMSKLANELTYH
- a CDS encoding formyl transferase, which produces MMNKKIILIAGKGQSTNIIFNALIERYGVVSAIIEDKESPIAFWKRRLKKLGLVKVLGQIGFQLLIQRPLKLCSKYRIDEIIRQNKLNQKDIPNDKILKVNSINSKITIELLKSLNPDLIIVNGTRIISKRVLQSVPCKFVNIHAGITPMYRGVHGTYWALVNNDFINSGVTVHFVDEGIDTGQIIAQKQVSITSKDNFSTYPFLQLSVGLELLFESIDSCFKKSTTSVKFEGESKLYYHPTIWAYLFNRIFKKVK
- the mscL gene encoding large-conductance mechanosensitive channel protein MscL, producing the protein MGFFSDFKSFIFKGNILDLATAVIVGGAFGKIVSSFVSDIVMPPIGLLLGGVTFTELKLVLKEGIAATATSPEIAAVTVNYGTFLQTLIDFLIIAFVIYMVLRAYNSIQKKKEEEPAAPAPPTNEEVLLTEIRDILKKG